In Planctomycetia bacterium, a genomic segment contains:
- a CDS encoding sigma-70 family RNA polymerase sigma factor: MDTTRPSLLLRLKNPRDAAAWEVFDQIYRPLLLRYARACGATNNDAEDIVQQCMSAISSHISEFEYDPGRGRFKGWLRTIVNNKVRNLHRDRRTRGAQNDGLDGLVSREHSPDEEFDRLWRQEHLWHCLRHLSGEVEETTYRAFEAYVIEERPVDEICEELNIKPNHLYTIKWRMTERIADKMRELLGDDTFE; the protein is encoded by the coding sequence GTGGACACCACTCGGCCAAGTCTGCTCTTGCGTCTCAAGAATCCCCGCGATGCGGCGGCCTGGGAGGTGTTCGATCAGATATATCGCCCGTTATTGCTGAGATATGCCAGGGCATGCGGGGCAACGAACAATGACGCCGAAGACATTGTCCAGCAATGCATGTCCGCGATTAGCTCGCATATCAGCGAGTTTGAGTATGACCCCGGCAGGGGGCGCTTCAAGGGCTGGTTGCGGACGATCGTCAACAACAAGGTCCGCAACTTGCACCGCGACCGTCGAACTCGGGGCGCTCAAAATGACGGATTGGACGGTCTGGTATCGAGGGAGCATTCTCCCGACGAGGAATTCGACCGGTTGTGGCGGCAGGAGCATCTGTGGCACTGCCTGCGACACCTGAGCGGAGAGGTCGAAGAGACGACTTATCGAGCGTTCGAAGCATATGTCATCGAAGAGCGTCCCGTGGATGAGATATGCGAGGAGCTGAACATCAAACCGAACCATCTTTACACGATCAAGTGGCGAATGACGGAGCGTATCGCTGACAAGATGCGGGAGCTTCTCGGTGACGACACATTCGAGTGA
- a CDS encoding protein kinase → MTTHSSDRLINCLTESEFRSYHACELDELAAERIRAHLDHCARCAQSDAQLQREHESWVLRLREAGKPAPGGENRGSSDADRISAGVIAGYDLIDELSRGGQGIVYRATQKSTRREVAVKVLREGPWASRETRRRFEREVELAASLRHPNIIGVLDSGVTADGRQFCVMDLIRGQRLDRFVAERRLDLRSRLELFARVCDAVNHAHQRGVIHRDLKPSNILVDEKGEPRILDFGLAKQAPQSVDATIMTTTAMVAGTLPYISPEQAGGKADEIDIRSDVYSLGIVLFELLTGRYPYPIDGDMTTVLRHVMETPPMRPSRAMEALSATATTVGRPFRVIGDEVDTIILKTLAKERDRRYQTAGELARDIRRWLAGEVIEAKRDSHWYIVKKTLQRHRAAATAAVLIVIVVIVAAVALAVMYQRQGILLVEVQRQKVAAESAETRATHRFNELRKLAGTFIFDFDSMISDLAGSLPARELIVRKGLEYLDSLAQDVSPDDVGMQNELGVAYFRLGDVLSDPHQENLHDPKSALQHYRHGLPFIERLCQLQPHKLKPCRELWKCYHKLAEVHGLLGNRDEYREFCERARALNELLRGSHPDDSGLKREHVFDLRTLAELLIDTRQTKQAMALFDESRALIGELISEQPQNAILRHDLASIIAFQSGVFEAQGELDRALQFRRDSLEILEQLAVENTHSSRFQNDYATGLDHLAAVLQGLGRNEEAMGESQRSLEVTRRLADLEPNNLRVNTNLRAAHCRLGEQAMALGRMDEAARYFDAFESLSQAALDRLGGDVSIRRDWAVSKYKRYEFEKRLTERPGASPEVQLSHWRRANAALMQCHDEFVKLRADGRLSAGDQGVPDDLAEELKSCEQAIHRLQGSKAGDGEVLNQGAPGLSPRIHGLE, encoded by the coding sequence GTGACGACACATTCGAGTGATCGACTTATCAACTGCCTGACCGAGTCTGAGTTTCGCAGCTATCATGCCTGCGAACTGGACGAGTTGGCGGCAGAGCGAATTCGCGCGCATCTGGATCATTGTGCGCGGTGTGCCCAGAGCGATGCTCAGCTTCAGAGGGAACACGAGAGCTGGGTCCTGCGCCTTCGAGAAGCGGGGAAACCGGCGCCGGGCGGCGAGAATCGCGGATCCTCGGATGCCGATCGAATTTCCGCAGGAGTTATCGCCGGATACGACTTGATCGACGAGTTGAGTCGCGGCGGTCAGGGCATCGTCTATCGAGCGACGCAGAAATCCACCCGGCGCGAGGTGGCGGTCAAAGTCCTGCGGGAGGGGCCCTGGGCCTCTCGAGAAACGCGGCGACGGTTTGAACGCGAAGTCGAACTCGCGGCTTCTTTGCGACATCCCAACATCATCGGGGTTCTTGACTCCGGTGTGACCGCAGACGGGCGACAGTTTTGCGTCATGGATCTCATTCGCGGCCAGCGGCTTGATCGCTTCGTGGCGGAGCGCCGGCTTGACCTACGAAGCCGGCTGGAGCTCTTCGCCCGGGTCTGCGATGCCGTAAACCATGCACACCAGCGCGGCGTCATTCATCGCGATCTGAAGCCGTCGAACATTCTGGTGGATGAGAAGGGTGAGCCGCGCATCCTTGATTTCGGACTGGCCAAGCAAGCGCCTCAATCCGTCGACGCTACCATTATGACGACAACGGCCATGGTGGCAGGCACCCTGCCGTATATCTCTCCCGAGCAGGCGGGGGGCAAGGCCGACGAAATTGATATTCGCAGCGACGTCTATTCACTTGGGATTGTTCTCTTTGAGCTCCTAACCGGACGCTACCCCTACCCGATCGACGGCGACATGACGACGGTGCTGCGTCACGTGATGGAAACGCCGCCCATGCGCCCCAGTCGGGCAATGGAGGCATTGTCCGCGACTGCGACCACCGTGGGCCGCCCATTTCGAGTCATCGGAGACGAAGTCGATACCATCATTCTCAAAACGTTGGCCAAGGAACGAGACCGCCGATATCAGACGGCCGGGGAACTGGCGCGTGACATTCGGCGGTGGCTTGCGGGCGAAGTGATTGAGGCGAAGCGCGACAGTCATTGGTACATCGTTAAGAAGACGCTTCAGCGTCATCGAGCCGCGGCCACGGCTGCGGTACTCATCGTGATCGTGGTGATCGTCGCCGCAGTCGCGCTGGCAGTGATGTATCAGCGACAAGGTATCCTCCTTGTCGAAGTGCAGCGGCAAAAAGTCGCGGCTGAGTCCGCGGAAACGCGCGCTACGCACCGTTTCAACGAACTTCGCAAGCTTGCCGGCACGTTTATTTTTGACTTCGACTCGATGATTTCCGACCTGGCCGGAAGCCTGCCCGCGCGCGAATTGATCGTGAGAAAGGGACTGGAATACCTGGACAGCCTGGCCCAGGACGTTTCGCCCGACGATGTTGGGATGCAGAATGAACTTGGCGTCGCCTACTTTCGATTGGGCGACGTCTTAAGCGATCCTCATCAGGAGAATCTTCACGATCCTAAGTCGGCTCTGCAGCATTATCGTCACGGGCTCCCCTTCATTGAGCGACTCTGTCAACTTCAGCCGCACAAACTAAAGCCGTGCCGCGAGCTCTGGAAGTGTTATCACAAGTTAGCGGAAGTCCATGGCCTTCTTGGAAATCGCGACGAGTATCGCGAATTCTGCGAGCGGGCCCGGGCGCTTAATGAGTTACTCCGGGGCTCGCATCCTGATGATTCCGGCCTGAAACGGGAACACGTCTTCGACTTGCGGACATTGGCGGAGCTGCTTATCGATACAAGGCAGACAAAGCAGGCGATGGCGCTTTTTGACGAGTCACGCGCACTTATCGGCGAGTTGATCTCGGAGCAGCCCCAGAATGCAATATTGCGCCATGACTTGGCTTCCATCATCGCCTTTCAGTCGGGGGTCTTTGAAGCTCAGGGCGAGTTGGATCGCGCCCTGCAATTTCGCCGGGATTCTTTGGAAATCCTCGAGCAGTTGGCAGTTGAGAACACCCATAGCAGCCGATTCCAAAATGACTACGCGACCGGACTGGACCATCTGGCCGCCGTATTGCAGGGCTTGGGGCGCAATGAGGAAGCGATGGGCGAGAGCCAGCGCTCATTGGAAGTCACGCGAAGACTCGCCGACCTCGAGCCCAACAACCTGCGGGTCAATACGAATCTTCGTGCGGCGCACTGCCGACTCGGTGAACAGGCAATGGCCTTGGGTCGAATGGACGAGGCAGCCAGGTACTTTGATGCGTTCGAGTCTTTATCGCAGGCTGCGCTCGATCGTCTGGGTGGGGATGTGTCGATTCGTCGAGACTGGGCCGTCTCCAAGTACAAGCGCTACGAATTCGAGAAACGCCTGACGGAGCGACCAGGCGCTAGTCCTGAAGTCCAATTGTCTCACTGGCGACGGGCGAACGCGGCGCTGATGCAATGCCACGATGAATTCGTCAAGCTTCGCGCCGATGGGCGACTCAGCGCAGGCGATCAAGGGGTACCCGACGATCTGGCCGAAGAGCTTAAGTCCTGCGAGCAGGCGATTCATCGACTTCAGGGCAGCAAAGCAGGGGACGGTGAGGTACTAAACCAGGGAGCACCGGGACTCTCACCCCGGATCCACGGCTTGGAGTAA